The following nucleotide sequence is from Methylotenera sp. G11.
CTACGATGAAAATGCTTACCGGTCTGCTGCAACCGAGCGAAGGCCAGGCCTGGCTGTTCGGCAAGCCGGCAAAGGCGCATGATCTTGAAACCCGTAAACGTGTCGGTTATATGACGCAGGGATTTTCCCTGTACGGCGAATTAACGGTGGTGCAGAATCTTGAATTGCATGCCCAGTTATTTCATCTGCCTGCCGGGCAGATCGCATCGCGCGTGCAGGAGATGGTCGACCGTTTCGGCCTTGGCGGCCACCGGAACGAGCGCGCGGCCAACCTGCCGTTAGGTATCCGCCAGCGCCTGTCACTGGCGGTTGCGGTGATCCATAAACCGGAAATGCTGATACTGGACGAGCCTACATCCGGTGTAGACCCGATCGCGCGGGATGGTTTCTGGAAACTGCTGATCGACCTGTCACGCCGCGATGGCGTGACGATTTTCATATCCACGCATTTTATGAACGAGGGCGAGCGCTGTGACCGCATTTCGCTGATGCATGCCGGCCGCGTGCTGGCATGCGACGCTCCGCAGAACCTGATCGCCCGGCGCGGAAAAGCTTCGCTGGAAGATACCTTCATTGATTACCTGGAGCAGGCCACCGGTGATGATGGTGGTGCGCCAGGAGTGGAACCCGACGCTGCAGCCATTCCTGCACGCACGACGGCCTTGCCGTCAAGGTTTAGCCTGCGCCGGTTGTTTGGCTACGCTAACCGTGAGTTCCTGGAGGTCATGCGCGATCCGGTGCGGCTGGTATTTTCCCTGCTGGGATCTGTACTGCTGATGTTCCTGATGGGTTATGGCATCAGCATGGATGTGGAAGACCTGCGTTTTGCGGTGCTGGATCGTGACCAGACGCCGGAGAGTCGCAGCTATATCCAGAATATTGCCGGGTCACGCTATTTCAGTATGCAGCCGGAGATCAACAGCAGCAGTGAGCTGGATCTGCGGATGGCTAGCGGGGAGGTCAGTGTGGCGCTTGAGATTCCCCCGGACTTCGGTAAAGACCTGATGCGCGGCAGGGCGGCTGAGATCGGGGTGTGGGTCGACGGTGCAATGCCGTTTCGCGGTGAAACCATCGTGGGTTATATGCAGGGCATGCACTATGATTACCTTGCCAAAGCTGCAAAATACCAGCCGGGTGGTGTGGCCGTGCAAAGCCCTGCCGATATCGAGATGCGATACCGTTACAACCAGGATTTCAAAAGCCTGTATGCGATGGTGCCGGCGGTCATTCCATTGTTGCTGGTATTCATTCCGGCGATCCTGATGGCGGTAGGCGTCGTGCGCGAGAAAGAACTGGGCTCGATCACCAATTTATACGCCACGCCGGTGACGCGCCTGGAATTCCTGCTTGGCAAGCAACTGCCTTACGTGGCGGTGAGTATGCTCAGTTTCTTCGGCCTGGTGGCACTGTCGGTTTTTATCTTCGACGTGCCGCTTAAAGGCAGCCTGTTTACCTTGAGTTGTGCGGCTTTCATTTTTGTCACCGCAACCACCGGCATCGGCCTGCTGATGTCGTCATTCACCAGGACGCAGATTGCGGCACTAGGCGCCACTGCCATTGCCACATTGCTGGCGACGGTGAGTTTTTCCGGCCTGACGAACCCGGTGTCTTCGCTGAGCGGCATGGGCGCGCTTATCGGGCAGCTGTTCCCGGCGACGTATTTCCTTAACATCAGCCGCGGTGTGTTTACCAAAGCGCTTGAGTTTAAAGACCTGTATATGGATTTTCTGGCGCTGGCCGCATTCATACCCGTGCTGACCCTGTTAAGCGTGGTATTCCTCAGCAAGCAGGAGAGATGACGATGCGGCGCATCTGGAATGTTTACAGGCTGGGAATCAAGGAGCTGCGCAGCCTCGGGCATGACACGATACTGCTGGTGCTGATCGTCTGGGCGTTTACCGGTGCGATTTATGCCATTTCAACCGCAGCTTCGCAGGAGCTGCATAATGCGCCGATCGCATTTGTTGATGAAGACCAGTCTAACCTTTCCGCACGCATGATCAGTGCTTTTTATGGCCCGTATTTCAAAAAGCCGGTCATGATCAGCGAAAACCAGATTGATCCTGGGCTGGATGCCGGCATCTATACCTTTGTCGTCAATATCCCGCCAGATTTCGAGCGTGATGTGGTGGCTGGCCGCAGCCCGGATATCCAGGTCAATATTGACGCCACGCGGATGTCGCAGGCTTTTATCGGTGCCGGGTATATCCAGAATATCATCAACGGTGAAATCTCGGGTTTCCTGCAAGGCTTCCGGAAAGATGCGACGCTGCCGGTCAGCCTGAATACACATGTTAAATTCAACCCCAATTTAAGCAGTGCATGGTTCAGCAGCATCATGGAGATCATCAATAACATTACCATGCTTTCCATCATGCTGACCGGCGCCGCGCTGATACGTGAGCGTGAACACGGCACGCTGGAGCACCTGATGGTGATGCCGCTGAATGCCGCCGAGATCATTCTCGCCAAGATATGGTCGATGGGCCTGGTGGTGCTGGTGGCAGCATGGCTATCGCTGCAGTTCATGGTCAAGGGCGTTCTGCATGTGCCGGTGCAGGGGTCGATCGCATTGTTCATGTGCGGCGTCTTTCTGCACTTGCTTGCGACGACTTCTATCGGTGTTTTTATGGGGACGGTTGCCCGCAATATGCCTCAGTTGGGATTGCTGATGATACTCACGGTGCTGCCGCTGCAGATGCTGTCGGGCGGCGTGACCCCCAGGGAAAGCATGCCGATCGTGGTGCAGAGCCTGATGCAGGCTGCGCCAACCACGCATTTTGTCAGCATGGCACAGGCGATTCTTTACCGTGGCGCCGGTTTTGAAGTGGTATGGCCCAGCTTTGCCGCGGTTTTTGTGATCGCCGTGGTCTTTTTCACCCTGTCGCTGGCGCTATTCCGCAGAAGCCTGGCTTCTGCGTGACAGCGATTTGTCCTGTGCTATCGCTACCTTATTGAATAGTTTGTCATTTATTTACGCAGCCTGGATACCAGCCTCCGCTGGTATGACGCATAAGTGGTCATGATTAGATCATTGGACTATTTGAAAAAGCAGCTAAAATTCAGCCACTGAAGCCGCCGCGGCTGCCTTCTGCTGCAAAGCGGATTTTCAGTGACAGGTCATTGCGCGAATCTGCGTTGGCCAATGCATTATCCTCATCGATTTTTCCGCTGGAAAACAGCTTGAATAAAGACTGGTCAAAAGTCTGCATGCCGATATCCGTGTTCTCGCCCATGATTTCCTTGATTTCACTCATCTTCTGCTTCTGGATCAGCTCCGCCATATAAGGGGTATTGATCAGGACTTCGGTCGCAGCCACGCGTTTGCTCTGTTTCCCCGGAACCAGACGCTGCGAGATAATGCCGACAAGGTTCATGGACATTCCCAGTAGCAGGCCGGCCCTGCCATCTTCAGGGAAGAATGAAATGACACGCTCCAGCGCCTGGCTGGCATTGTTTGCATGCAGGGTCGCCAGGCACAGGTGCCCGGTTTCGGCATAGGCGAGTGCGTTTTTCATGCCTTCCATATCCCGTACCTCGCCGATCAGGATCACATCCGGCGCCTGACGCATTGCGTTTTTGAGGCCATTCTCGAACGATAATGTGTCGATGCCGACTTCGCGCTGGTCCACTACGGATTTCTTGTGCGGATGAACGAACTCGATCGGGTCTTCAAGCGTCAGGATATGCCCGTTTGAAGTTTCATTGCGGTAGTCGATCATCGAAGCCAGCGTGGTGGATTTGCCGGAGCCGGTTGCACCTACTACCAGTAGCAGGCCACGTTTGCGGGTTACCAGTTCCTTGAGGATCGCAGGCAACCCCAATGTGTCGATGGAGGGGATTTCGGTTTTGATATGACGAATCACCATGCCAACTTCGCCGCGTTGCCTGAACACGTTGACACGGAAACGGCCAATATCGTTTTTACTGAGTGCAAAGTTGCATTCCAGCGTGGATTCGAATTCACGGATCTGGTCTGCACTCATGAGCGAGTAGGCGATTTCCTTGATCATGCCAGGTGCCATGGGCTGGTTGTTAATCGGGATAGTATCGCCTTCTATTTCGATATGGATGCTGGCGCCGGTACTGAAAAACAAATCTGAACCGCCCTTATCCAACATGAATTTTAAAACCGGGGAAATATCAATGGCTGCCATAAGTGTGTCCTGAAACTATTTTTAAGTATTATTGTTTTCGTCACAGCCTTGCTTATCGATTCATTGGCTGTGCGCTAAAGTTAGCATGACTTTAGCATATATTTTATATGCTTCGCCAAGCCGGAATTTCGATTTTGCCGGTTGCAGGCACTTTAACCCCGGTTGAAATATGCATGCCACATGTCTTCGTAAATAGCTTCTAGCGATCTGGCGAAGCTGGCGGTATCGAAGAGTGGGGAAGACATTTTCTCCGCAATCAGCTTTTGCCGCATGGGTGCAAGAAGTTGCGGGTTACAGGCCAGATGCAGTGCTTTTGCTTCGTAATCCTTCAGCGAACCGGTCACCAGCTCGTCTAAACCTGCTGCTTTGAGCAGGCTGCCCGCAACCCGAGAGGCGAAGGTGTCGCCTGTGCAGGTCAGTACCGGCAAGCCCATCCACAGCGCGTCGCTGCAAGTGGTATGTGCATTGTAGGGCAGCGTGTCGAGAAACAGGTCAGCATGTGTATGCCGGGCCAGGTGGCTTGCCAGGGAAACACGCGGCGCAAAGATCAGGCGCTCAGCTGCGATACCGTACAGTTCAGCCTGTTCGATCAGGTTCTGCCTGGCCCAGCGGTTGCAGTCCAGCAGCCATAGCACGCTGTTCGGCACCGCGTTGAGCAGGCGCATCCATATATTGAAAAAATCGGCGGTGATCTTGAATGTCTGGTTGAAGCAGCAGAACACAAAGGCATCATCCGGCAGAGCGCAATCAGCGCGTGGCGGTATTGGATCGACAGGGCGCTTGCGATCATTGGGCTGGTAGCTGTGGGGCAGGGCGGCCAGCTGTTCTGCATAATTGCCGGCGGCTTCGGGCAGCGTAATGAAGTGATCCGTCAGCAGGTAGTCGAACAGGGGGAGGCTGACCATGCCGTCCTTGGTGAAACTGCCCATGGTTCCCGGAAACCCCAGCCAGCTGACGCTCACGGGCGCCGGGCGCAGAGCGACGATGCCGCAGCGGCTGTTCTGTGTGAAGCCGGTCAGGTCTACCAGAATATCAATGTCGCAGTCATGTATTTTCCTGGCGGCATCGATTTCAGGGAGGCAACGGATATCATGAAACGCATCAAAGGCTTTTTCTATGCGTTTCCTGGCGTCGGTACCATCATCCGCGCCATAAGAGAAACCGATGATTTCGAACCGGCTCCGGTCATGCAGTTCCAGCAGTTCGCTGATCAGGAACGCAAGCGGATGCAGCCTGAAATCCGCTGACATATAAGCGATCCTTATCTTTTCCTGGCCAGGCTTTTTCTGGTGTTGAAAGTTGAGCTGCCTGCCATGTTCAATCAGGGAGGCGTAGCGGTTATTGACCCAGTTGTCCGCACACAGTTTCTGTTCTTCTGCGGTGGTGCCGGGCATCGCCAGGAATGCAAACGGCGATATCTGGGCTTGTGGCCGCGTTCTTACCCAGTTGCGGATTTCGGCAATCTCCGTATCAAGGTCATTCCAGTCGCAGATATGCTGTTTCTGGTGAACCAAATGCACCTTGGCATGGTAGAGCTGCGGATTGAGCGCCAGTGCCTGCCGGTAGCTGGCAATCGCGAGGTCGAGCTGGCCTGATTCACGCTGCACATTGCCCAGGTTGTTGTAAATATCCGCATCATCGGGCGTAAGCTGAAGCGCTTTGGCATACTGCCTGGCGGCTTCCGCCGGTTTGCCGAGTTCGCGCTGGGCGTTGCCCAGGTTGTAAAGAGTGGCGGCATCGTGTGGATTGCATTGCAGCGCCTCCTCAAAACAGGCTTCAGCCCGTGCGAAGTCGCCGAGGCTGTGTGCCTGGTTGCCAAGACTGGTCAGGCAATGGCACAAAGCCTCGCGCACCTCATCATTTTTTGGCATTGCACGCAGTATACGGCGATAGTAACCGGCGGCTTCTTCATGGCGGTCCAGCGTGAGCAGGGTGTTGGCAAGGTTGAACTGGATGTCCAGGTCTTTAGGCTGCAGCAGCACTGCCTGCTGCAGGCTTTTGACTGCGGCTTCCGGCTGGCTGGCGGCTCGCAGGCTGAGCGCGTAATGGTTCAGGTAGTCCGTGTTTTTCGGATGGATTTTCAAAGCCTGTGAAATCGCGCTGACCGCCTGCCCTGCGCGGCCGGTCTGGTAGAACACGACACCCAGCATGTGCAGCGCATCGGCGTGTGCCGGGTTTGACTGGAGTACCCGCTGGTAAAGCGATTCTGCCTGCGCCAGCTGCCCGGCACGGTGATGGTTGACGGCGGTGAGATATAGAGTTTGTGACATGCCTTGATTTTAACCTGAATTCCGGCATTGGCTTCAAGCAGGCATCATTTTTGCCAGGCGCTTGAGGCCCATCTGCCTGAGCTGGAAGCGGTTGGGGTTAAGCAGCCCGGCAAGCGCGTCCGGAACAGGCAGCGCCTGGCCGAGCGCCATGCATGCGATCAGCTCCGCGCATAATGGTGCAGTAGTAAAGCCTTTGCTGCCATGGGCAATATTCATGTATAGCCCATCGACCCATGGCAGCGAGCCTGCATTTGCATTGGCGCGCGGCGGGGCATGGTTCAGCTTGCCGGCATCCAGCAGCTGGCCTGCCAGCGGCCAGTAATCCATCGCGGCACAGCGCAGCGATACACGGCCGCCAGTGATATGGTCTTTAAGTTCTGCATGCAGCGAGCCGGAGATGTGATGCAGTTTTTCGAGATTAGCCAGGTGATCCTGGTTTTCAACGGTGAATGCGCCCAGGGTATTTTCACCTGCGGCGATATTGGAAAAAGTGGCTCCCAGGCAATGCAGCTGTTCGGCGTGCCTGCGGTATGTGGCCGGGCTGAGGTAGCCATCGCTGCATACGATCTTTTGCAAAGGCCTGCTGGCGCCGGTGGCGCTGACCAGGCTCACTTGCCCGCGCACGGCCTGAATGTTGAGCTGCAGTTCCGGGTACAGCTGCCTTGCACTGTTTGCATTTGCGATGACGACAATATCCGCCGTGTGTACGCTGTTTTGATTGCTGATGACTTCAAACGAATCATTTATTTTGCGTATGCTGAACACATTTTCATGTGTCGCGGTGGTGATGTTTTCATGCCGGGTCAGGCGTCGGCACAGCTGCTGCGGGTTTACCCAGGCTGCGTCGGGGAAATGCAGCGCATCGTGTTCGATGTCGATCCCGGCCAGTTCACTTGCCTGAGTCCGGTCTGCATACTCCACAATGCTGCTGGCGTGGCCTTGTGCCGCCACCTTGCGGATGCGCGCCGATTCTTTGGGGTTGAAACCTAATTGCAGCATGCCGCAGCAATCAAAGTCAGCTGCCGGCAAGCCTAATGAACGATATAGCCGCAGGCTATGCAAATAAGCAGCCAGGGCAAACTCGGTGGCTGAGTCACTGCTGTTCAGGCGCGGGTAAAGCATCGCCAGCGGATTGCCTGAGGCCTCGCCGGCAATCTGCGCGTTGCGCTCCAGCAGCGTGACTTCCAGGCCGCGCTGCGCGAGTGCGTAGGCC
It contains:
- the rbbA gene encoding ribosome-associated ATPase/putative transporter RbbA, encoding MSEGIVASLNGVSLRYGDHIALENINLEIPAGVMVGLIGPDGVGKSSLLALVSGVRRIQSGTVVALGGDMADKSHRLAVCTRIAYMPQGLGKNLYMTLSVFENVEFFGRLFGQGRAEREARIAELLESTGLAPFRDRPAGKLSGGMKQKLGLCCALIHDPDLLILDEPTTGVDPLSRRQFWRLIAHIRERRPGMSVIVATAYMQEASGFDWLVAMDGGKILDTGSPAALLSRTGADDLDAAFIQLLPVEKRRHHERLAVPPRQVQADASPAIRAENLTMQFGGFTAVDHVDFEISRGEIFGFLGSNGCGKTTTMKMLTGLLQPSEGQAWLFGKPAKAHDLETRKRVGYMTQGFSLYGELTVVQNLELHAQLFHLPAGQIASRVQEMVDRFGLGGHRNERAANLPLGIRQRLSLAVAVIHKPEMLILDEPTSGVDPIARDGFWKLLIDLSRRDGVTIFISTHFMNEGERCDRISLMHAGRVLACDAPQNLIARRGKASLEDTFIDYLEQATGDDGGAPGVEPDAAAIPARTTALPSRFSLRRLFGYANREFLEVMRDPVRLVFSLLGSVLLMFLMGYGISMDVEDLRFAVLDRDQTPESRSYIQNIAGSRYFSMQPEINSSSELDLRMASGEVSVALEIPPDFGKDLMRGRAAEIGVWVDGAMPFRGETIVGYMQGMHYDYLAKAAKYQPGGVAVQSPADIEMRYRYNQDFKSLYAMVPAVIPLLLVFIPAILMAVGVVREKELGSITNLYATPVTRLEFLLGKQLPYVAVSMLSFFGLVALSVFIFDVPLKGSLFTLSCAAFIFVTATTGIGLLMSSFTRTQIAALGATAIATLLATVSFSGLTNPVSSLSGMGALIGQLFPATYFLNISRGVFTKALEFKDLYMDFLALAAFIPVLTLLSVVFLSKQER
- a CDS encoding ABC transporter permease, whose translation is MRRIWNVYRLGIKELRSLGHDTILLVLIVWAFTGAIYAISTAASQELHNAPIAFVDEDQSNLSARMISAFYGPYFKKPVMISENQIDPGLDAGIYTFVVNIPPDFERDVVAGRSPDIQVNIDATRMSQAFIGAGYIQNIINGEISGFLQGFRKDATLPVSLNTHVKFNPNLSSAWFSSIMEIINNITMLSIMLTGAALIREREHGTLEHLMVMPLNAAEIILAKIWSMGLVVLVAAWLSLQFMVKGVLHVPVQGSIALFMCGVFLHLLATTSIGVFMGTVARNMPQLGLLMILTVLPLQMLSGGVTPRESMPIVVQSLMQAAPTTHFVSMAQAILYRGAGFEVVWPSFAAVFVIAVVFFTLSLALFRRSLASA
- a CDS encoding PilT/PilU family type 4a pilus ATPase encodes the protein MAAIDISPVLKFMLDKGGSDLFFSTGASIHIEIEGDTIPINNQPMAPGMIKEIAYSLMSADQIREFESTLECNFALSKNDIGRFRVNVFRQRGEVGMVIRHIKTEIPSIDTLGLPAILKELVTRKRGLLLVVGATGSGKSTTLASMIDYRNETSNGHILTLEDPIEFVHPHKKSVVDQREVGIDTLSFENGLKNAMRQAPDVILIGEVRDMEGMKNALAYAETGHLCLATLHANNASQALERVISFFPEDGRAGLLLGMSMNLVGIISQRLVPGKQSKRVAATEVLINTPYMAELIQKQKMSEIKEIMGENTDIGMQTFDQSLFKLFSSGKIDEDNALANADSRNDLSLKIRFAAEGSRGGFSG
- a CDS encoding tetratricopeptide repeat protein gives rise to the protein MSQTLYLTAVNHHRAGQLAQAESLYQRVLQSNPAHADALHMLGVVFYQTGRAGQAVSAISQALKIHPKNTDYLNHYALSLRAASQPEAAVKSLQQAVLLQPKDLDIQFNLANTLLTLDRHEEAAGYYRRILRAMPKNDEVREALCHCLTSLGNQAHSLGDFARAEACFEEALQCNPHDAATLYNLGNAQRELGKPAEAARQYAKALQLTPDDADIYNNLGNVQRESGQLDLAIASYRQALALNPQLYHAKVHLVHQKQHICDWNDLDTEIAEIRNWVRTRPQAQISPFAFLAMPGTTAEEQKLCADNWVNNRYASLIEHGRQLNFQHQKKPGQEKIRIAYMSADFRLHPLAFLISELLELHDRSRFEIIGFSYGADDGTDARKRIEKAFDAFHDIRCLPEIDAARKIHDCDIDILVDLTGFTQNSRCGIVALRPAPVSVSWLGFPGTMGSFTKDGMVSLPLFDYLLTDHFITLPEAAGNYAEQLAALPHSYQPNDRKRPVDPIPPRADCALPDDAFVFCCFNQTFKITADFFNIWMRLLNAVPNSVLWLLDCNRWARQNLIEQAELYGIAAERLIFAPRVSLASHLARHTHADLFLDTLPYNAHTTCSDALWMGLPVLTCTGDTFASRVAGSLLKAAGLDELVTGSLKDYEAKALHLACNPQLLAPMRQKLIAEKMSSPLFDTASFARSLEAIYEDMWHAYFNRG
- the mnmC gene encoding FAD-dependent 5-carboxymethylaminomethyl-2-thiouridine(34) oxidoreductase MnmC; this encodes MAAKNAIVIGGGIAGCSTAYALAQRGLEVTLLERNAQIAGEASGNPLAMLYPRLNSSDSATEFALAAYLHSLRLYRSLGLPAADFDCCGMLQLGFNPKESARIRKVAAQGHASSIVEYADRTQASELAGIDIEHDALHFPDAAWVNPQQLCRRLTRHENITTATHENVFSIRKINDSFEVISNQNSVHTADIVVIANANSARQLYPELQLNIQAVRGQVSLVSATGASRPLQKIVCSDGYLSPATYRRHAEQLHCLGATFSNIAAGENTLGAFTVENQDHLANLEKLHHISGSLHAELKDHITGGRVSLRCAAMDYWPLAGQLLDAGKLNHAPPRANANAGSLPWVDGLYMNIAHGSKGFTTAPLCAELIACMALGQALPVPDALAGLLNPNRFQLRQMGLKRLAKMMPA